One window from the genome of Mucilaginibacter ginsenosidivorans encodes:
- a CDS encoding glycosyl hydrolase family 8, translated as MPFKYFPAILVLLSISIIAGAQQAAKPFPQHVPYHKGVIKPNHISQQRLDGLALDFYRQWKQRYIKTGCNTNEYYVWFERKGEKQCVSEGQGYGMIITALMAGADPSAKATYDGLFNYYKAHRNNHHYLMAWAQNKSCRDIDQSSATDGDMDIAYSLLLANKQWGSKGAINYLKEARWMINAIMRYEINPNTWSVKLSDAVEYDSKDYFDMRSSDFMPANYKAFEIATGDARWKNVVNGNYNLFAYMAQTYSADAGLIPDFIININKKAEPAKPHFLESKYDGYYNYNACRVPWRIATDYLLTGDPRGKAINDKINHWIRETTSGNPDNISAGYTLAGNDIKGRYFEALSFIGPFAVSAMVDKKNQQWLNAVWDYLVHFKLKDYDYYDNSIKLLDMIILSGNYWEPR; from the coding sequence ATGCCTTTCAAATATTTCCCGGCTATTTTAGTTCTATTATCCATCAGCATCATTGCAGGGGCACAACAAGCGGCTAAACCCTTTCCCCAGCATGTTCCGTATCACAAAGGGGTAATTAAACCAAATCATATTTCACAGCAGCGATTAGACGGGCTTGCACTCGATTTTTACAGGCAGTGGAAGCAACGCTACATTAAAACAGGTTGCAATACCAATGAATATTATGTGTGGTTCGAGCGAAAAGGCGAAAAACAATGTGTGTCCGAGGGTCAGGGTTACGGTATGATCATTACTGCTCTTATGGCAGGCGCCGACCCTTCTGCAAAGGCAACTTACGATGGTCTCTTTAATTATTACAAGGCACACCGCAACAATCACCATTACCTGATGGCCTGGGCGCAAAATAAAAGCTGCCGCGACATTGACCAAAGTTCGGCCACCGACGGCGACATGGATATTGCCTATTCCTTGTTGCTGGCCAATAAACAATGGGGAAGCAAGGGCGCCATTAACTATCTGAAGGAGGCCCGATGGATGATCAATGCAATAATGAGGTACGAGATCAACCCAAACACCTGGTCGGTGAAGTTAAGTGATGCAGTTGAGTATGACAGTAAGGATTACTTCGATATGCGCTCATCCGATTTTATGCCGGCAAACTATAAGGCTTTTGAAATAGCGACAGGCGACGCCCGATGGAAAAATGTTGTCAATGGTAATTATAATTTATTTGCTTACATGGCGCAAACGTATAGTGCCGACGCGGGACTGATACCTGACTTTATCATCAACATCAACAAGAAAGCCGAACCGGCTAAACCGCATTTCCTTGAATCAAAATACGACGGTTATTACAACTACAATGCCTGCCGCGTACCCTGGCGCATAGCTACGGATTACCTTTTGACAGGCGACCCAAGGGGCAAAGCCATCAACGACAAGATAAACCACTGGATACGCGAGACCACAAGCGGCAACCCGGATAATATTTCGGCAGGATATACTTTAGCAGGGAACGATATCAAGGGCCGGTATTTTGAAGCACTCAGCTTTATCGGTCCGTTTGCGGTTTCTGCAATGGTGGATAAAAAGAACCAGCAATGGTTAAATGCCGTTTGGGATTACCTGGTACATTTTAAGTTGAAAGATTATGATTATTACGATAATAGCATCAAATTATTGGATATGATCATCCTGTCCGGAAATTACTGGGAGCCCCGTTAA
- a CDS encoding four helix bundle protein — protein sequence MKDNKYDLEERLIDFAIIVSDIVDNLPGTRLGNYIGGQLVRSGCSPSLNYGEAQSAESRNDFIHKMKIILKELRESLISIKIIERKNLHDIDKVLTAKDECNQLIAIFVKSIETAKKNNLK from the coding sequence ATGAAAGATAATAAGTACGATTTAGAAGAAAGACTGATAGATTTTGCAATTATAGTATCTGACATTGTCGATAATTTACCCGGCACAAGACTTGGAAACTACATAGGAGGCCAATTGGTGAGATCGGGGTGTTCGCCATCTTTAAACTATGGAGAGGCGCAATCTGCAGAATCAAGAAATGATTTCATCCACAAAATGAAAATCATACTAAAGGAATTGCGCGAGTCACTTATCTCTATAAAAATCATCGAAAGAAAAAATTTGCACGATATAGATAAAGTATTGACTGCCAAAGACGAGTGTAATCAACTGATAGCGATTTTCGTCAAAAGCATTGAAACTGCAAAAAAGAATAACTTGAAGTAA
- a CDS encoding aspartate carbamoyltransferase catalytic subunit: MAKLSTRHLLGIKDLNRQDIELIFETADEFKSVLNRPIKKVPSLRDVTIANIFFENSTRTRLSFELAEKRLSADVVNFAASSSSVSKGETLIDTVNNILAMKVDMVVMRHPYAGAGIFLSKHVRAQIVNAGDGAHEHPTQALLDAFSIREKYGDVAGRKVAIVGDILHSRVALSNILCLKQLGAEVMVCGPTTLIPKYIGALGVKVEHELLKALNWCDVANMLRIQLERQDIKYFPSLREYSMLYGLNKQILDSLDKEITIMHPGPINRGVEITSDVADSKQSIILDQVENGVAIRMAVLYLLAGQTQ; this comes from the coding sequence ATGGCAAAATTAAGCACAAGGCACTTATTAGGCATCAAAGATTTAAATCGTCAAGATATTGAACTGATTTTCGAAACCGCGGATGAGTTCAAGTCGGTATTAAACCGCCCGATAAAAAAGGTGCCTTCGCTGCGTGATGTGACTATCGCCAATATCTTCTTCGAAAACTCGACCCGCACACGCTTATCTTTTGAACTGGCCGAAAAGCGCCTGTCTGCTGATGTGGTAAACTTTGCTGCGTCGTCATCGTCCGTAAGTAAAGGCGAAACGCTGATCGATACAGTAAATAACATCCTGGCCATGAAGGTAGATATGGTGGTAATGCGCCACCCCTATGCAGGCGCAGGAATATTCCTCTCAAAGCACGTCAGGGCACAAATAGTAAATGCAGGTGACGGCGCACATGAGCACCCAACCCAGGCGCTGCTGGATGCTTTTTCTATCCGTGAGAAATACGGCGATGTTGCCGGCAGAAAGGTGGCCATTGTAGGCGATATCCTCCACTCGCGTGTTGCGCTTTCGAACATACTTTGTTTGAAACAATTAGGCGCCGAAGTTATGGTTTGCGGACCGACAACCCTGATACCAAAATATATAGGCGCACTGGGTGTTAAAGTTGAACACGAGCTGCTGAAGGCCCTGAACTGGTGCGATGTGGCCAATATGCTGCGTATACAATTAGAGCGCCAGGACATCAAATATTTCCCTTCGCTACGCGAATACAGCATGCTCTACGGTTTAAACAAGCAAATACTCGACTCACTGGATAAAGAGATAACCATTATGCACCCGGGCCCTATCAACCGGGGCGTTGAAATTACCAGCGACGTTGCCGACAGCAAGCAATCCATCATCCTCGACCAGGTTGAAAACGGCGTGGCCATACGTATGGCGGTATTGTACCTGCTGGCGGGGCAAACACAATAA
- a CDS encoding aminopeptidase P family protein, which translates to MKFIHKALFAAIIACMASVQCFSQENAAESLPKDYLTKEFHAGRRDALRKLMPANSVAVVFAYPERVFSNDVNYVYHPNPDLYYFSGYKETSAVLLIFKEMQHGADGDYNELFFVQSRDPRREQWTGRRLGVEGVKNQLGFAKVYNSEEFAKYAVDLKKYKLFYDNFPIDEGNMKPLFDAFRAKAEVQSIAPGVSQTLGIIAKYGSPRNIDRILDFYAKGKQDDPDFKNNELLQSVISKHDSVSLVAFKAKYSEQFGGVTGYSDFTNELRGVKTAEEMDLMRKTVKISSLAHAEAMRAVKPQMSETELEGIMLYVHKHYGAEDEGYPPIVGAGANGCILHYEENNATQVKNQLVLMDVGAEYHGYSADVTRTFPANGKFTEEQKAIYQLVYDAQEEVFKLCRDGVPYSDLEVKTREVLSAGLIKLGLIKDAKDVGKYYPHGVSHHLGLDVHDKGAYGGPLKENMVITVEPGIYIPAGSDCDKKWWNIGVRIEDDVQIGKDHGILLSGDAPRKWQDVEKTVAEKSVFDMGRFPELK; encoded by the coding sequence ATGAAATTTATCCATAAAGCGCTGTTTGCGGCAATAATTGCCTGTATGGCCTCTGTTCAATGCTTTTCGCAGGAGAATGCGGCGGAGAGCCTGCCAAAAGACTACCTTACAAAAGAGTTCCATGCCGGGCGCAGGGATGCGCTGCGCAAACTGATGCCTGCCAACTCGGTGGCTGTGGTATTTGCTTATCCCGAGCGGGTATTTTCAAATGATGTGAATTATGTCTATCACCCTAATCCCGATCTGTATTATTTTTCGGGGTACAAGGAGACCAGCGCTGTGCTGCTTATTTTTAAAGAAATGCAGCATGGAGCCGACGGAGATTATAATGAATTATTCTTTGTGCAAAGCCGTGATCCGCGGCGGGAACAGTGGACAGGCAGGCGATTGGGCGTGGAAGGTGTAAAAAATCAACTGGGTTTTGCTAAAGTTTATAACAGCGAAGAGTTTGCCAAATACGCGGTCGACTTAAAAAAGTATAAATTGTTTTATGATAATTTCCCAATTGATGAAGGTAATATGAAGCCACTTTTCGATGCTTTCAGGGCTAAGGCCGAAGTACAGAGTATCGCGCCGGGGGTATCACAAACTTTAGGGATAATTGCCAAATACGGTTCGCCACGAAATATCGACAGGATACTGGATTTTTATGCGAAGGGAAAACAGGATGACCCTGATTTTAAGAATAACGAGTTGTTACAGTCGGTTATCAGTAAGCATGATTCGGTTTCGCTGGTTGCATTTAAGGCGAAATACAGCGAACAATTTGGCGGAGTGACCGGTTACAGTGACTTTACGAACGAACTGCGGGGTGTGAAAACTGCTGAAGAGATGGATCTGATGCGGAAGACCGTCAAAATATCCAGCCTTGCCCATGCTGAAGCCATGCGTGCAGTAAAACCACAAATGTCTGAGACAGAACTGGAGGGCATTATGCTTTATGTGCATAAACATTACGGTGCAGAGGATGAGGGTTATCCGCCGATAGTAGGGGCAGGAGCGAACGGCTGTATCCTGCATTACGAAGAAAATAATGCCACCCAGGTAAAAAACCAACTGGTACTGATGGATGTAGGTGCGGAATATCACGGCTATTCGGCCGATGTGACCCGGACTTTCCCTGCCAACGGCAAGTTTACGGAAGAGCAAAAAGCCATTTACCAACTGGTGTACGATGCGCAGGAAGAGGTTTTTAAATTGTGCAGGGACGGTGTGCCTTACAGTGACCTGGAAGTAAAAACCAGGGAAGTGCTTTCAGCCGGGCTGATAAAATTAGGATTGATCAAGGATGCGAAAGATGTAGGCAAGTACTACCCGCATGGCGTTTCGCACCACCTGGGGCTGGACGTTCATGATAAAGGTGCATACGGTGGGCCGTTAAAAGAGAATATGGTGATAACCGTTGAGCCGGGTATTTATATCCCTGCCGGCAGCGATTGTGATAAAAAATGGTGGAACATTGGCGTGCGTATCGAGGACGATGTTCAGATAGGTAAAGACCACGGGATACTGTTATCAGGCGATGCGCCCCGCAAATGGCAGGACGTTGAAAAGACTGTAGCGGAGAAAAGTGTTTTTGATATGGGGCGGTTTCCGGAGTTGAAGTAG
- a CDS encoding flavin monoamine oxidase family protein, translating to MKNADVIVVGAGASGLVAAYALSKAGKKVTVLEARDRIGGRIHTISDVSFFKHAELGAEFVHGNLPVTLHLLKKAGIEYISAEGEMWHYGNGKLVKGAWDIDGWDKVMEKLSHLDHDVSIGNFLQDNFSGDKYAALRDSVSRYVSGYDTADPFMASTFALREEWENEDEGAQYRITGGYGKLMDFLADDSKTNGAKILLNAAVKEIRWGNGTAEVLTTDGKKYSAAKLIIALPLGVLHNDAITFSPGIDAHTEALKQIGFGAIVKLLFQFKDRFWETSEAAHLGFVLSEEDIPTWWTQYPAHSTVITGWLGGPPAERRKDLSEIEFLRLGIRSLANIFKRKPADLENELVSWKIVNWTTDPFTCGSYAYDMVNSRTARKVLEQPVENVVYFAGEYLYEGPAMGTVEAALSSGLDVVKKLEQS from the coding sequence ATGAAAAATGCTGATGTGATCGTTGTCGGCGCGGGTGCCTCGGGCCTGGTGGCGGCTTATGCGTTGTCAAAAGCCGGCAAAAAGGTGACTGTGCTGGAGGCGCGGGATAGGATAGGCGGCCGCATTCATACCATAAGTGATGTGTCTTTCTTTAAACATGCCGAGCTCGGGGCCGAATTTGTACACGGTAACCTGCCGGTTACTTTGCATTTGCTAAAAAAAGCAGGTATCGAGTATATTTCGGCAGAAGGGGAAATGTGGCATTACGGCAACGGGAAACTTGTCAAAGGAGCGTGGGACATAGATGGCTGGGATAAGGTAATGGAGAAGTTAAGCCACCTGGATCATGATGTGAGTATAGGGAATTTTCTTCAGGATAATTTTAGCGGTGATAAATATGCGGCATTAAGGGATTCGGTAAGCAGGTACGTTTCGGGCTATGACACAGCCGACCCGTTTATGGCAAGCACCTTTGCCTTGCGCGAGGAATGGGAAAATGAGGATGAAGGGGCTCAATACCGCATAACGGGCGGGTACGGGAAGTTAATGGATTTCCTGGCGGATGACAGTAAAACGAATGGCGCGAAAATATTGTTGAACGCCGCTGTGAAAGAAATAAGATGGGGTAACGGTACAGCTGAAGTGTTGACGACGGATGGGAAAAAATATAGCGCTGCTAAATTGATCATCGCATTACCGCTGGGCGTGTTGCACAACGACGCGATCACATTTAGCCCTGGGATCGATGCGCATACGGAAGCCTTAAAGCAAATAGGGTTTGGGGCAATTGTAAAGCTGTTGTTTCAATTTAAGGACCGGTTTTGGGAAACAAGCGAAGCTGCTCATTTAGGATTTGTTTTATCAGAGGAGGATATCCCCACCTGGTGGACACAATATCCAGCCCATTCCACTGTAATTACCGGCTGGCTGGGCGGGCCGCCTGCTGAAAGAAGGAAGGATCTGTCGGAAATTGAATTTTTGCGTTTGGGCATCAGGTCGCTCGCTAATATTTTCAAACGTAAGCCGGCAGACCTGGAAAACGAACTTGTTTCCTGGAAAATTGTGAATTGGACCACCGACCCGTTCACTTGTGGCTCGTATGCTTATGATATGGTAAACTCCCGTACAGCACGCAAAGTATTAGAACAGCCTGTTGAAAATGTCGTCTACTTTGCCGGTGAATATTTGTACGAAGGTCCGGCTATGGGTACTGTGGAGGCCGCCCTGTCTAGCGGGCTGGATGTGGTAAAAAAGCTCGAACAATCCTAA
- a CDS encoding serine hydrolase domain-containing protein, with protein sequence MIKIQIAVLLTLFSGLAASAQSVQQYKTDSVFNLVKKYFNAKQPDSIYAFAGEKFREALTPDAFRYVCTSQLFPLGQIKNSSLIAFVNNKDARYKLTFDSMALQLWMNLDDKGKIGLFLFQPYKEEAGNKPKPVATTNLMRNQTDKKVDSAVRPYIQKTNTVGLSIGILRNGAITTYNYGETKWGNNQLPGANTLFEIGSITKTFTATLLAYYANEGKVKLDDPITRYLPDSVSVNPELKGITLQMLSNHSSGLPRLPDNLDNHDLDPLNPYKDYEKQHLFTYLKTCKLAGKPGEKYAYSNLGVGLLGTILEQVSGKTFEQMVEELICKPLGMNSTAQHLTLALKQRFVAVYNENGKETPAWDFGILAPCGSLRSTVTDLLIYAKANMTAANTRLSKAFELTHKVTFDKDIKLGLGWHIINIGGAEYYFHNGGTYGCSSFLVFNPEGKLAVVVLSNSGASIDAVGGEIVKSLQ encoded by the coding sequence ATGATAAAAATTCAAATTGCTGTTTTGCTTACACTGTTTTCTGGGTTAGCTGCATCGGCCCAAAGCGTTCAGCAGTATAAAACAGATTCTGTATTTAATCTTGTAAAAAAATATTTTAACGCCAAACAGCCGGATTCTATTTACGCTTTTGCCGGCGAAAAATTCCGGGAGGCGCTAACTCCTGACGCCTTTCGGTACGTTTGTACCAGCCAATTGTTCCCGCTCGGCCAGATAAAAAACTCCTCGCTGATCGCCTTCGTCAATAATAAAGATGCCCGCTACAAACTTACATTTGATTCCATGGCCCTGCAGCTTTGGATGAATCTGGATGACAAGGGCAAGATCGGGCTCTTCCTTTTTCAGCCTTACAAAGAGGAAGCCGGTAACAAGCCAAAACCGGTTGCAACTACCAACCTGATGAGAAATCAAACCGACAAAAAGGTTGATTCGGCCGTAAGGCCATACATCCAGAAAACCAACACGGTTGGCCTGAGCATCGGCATACTACGCAATGGGGCGATCACTACCTATAACTACGGCGAAACAAAATGGGGGAACAACCAATTGCCCGGTGCGAATACTTTATTCGAGATCGGGTCCATCACCAAAACTTTCACCGCGACTTTGCTGGCTTATTATGCAAACGAGGGAAAAGTTAAATTGGACGACCCGATAACCAGATACCTTCCCGACTCGGTATCGGTCAACCCGGAACTGAAAGGGATCACGCTGCAAATGCTGAGCAACCACTCCTCGGGTTTGCCCCGGCTGCCCGATAATTTGGATAACCACGATCTTGACCCGCTGAACCCGTACAAGGACTACGAAAAGCAACACCTGTTCACCTACCTGAAAACCTGTAAGCTGGCGGGCAAACCGGGCGAGAAATATGCGTATTCTAACTTAGGAGTTGGGCTGCTTGGGACCATATTGGAGCAGGTTAGCGGCAAGACTTTTGAGCAAATGGTTGAAGAATTGATCTGTAAGCCACTTGGCATGAATAGCACCGCACAGCATCTTACCCTCGCGCTTAAACAACGATTTGTTGCTGTGTACAACGAAAACGGCAAGGAAACCCCTGCCTGGGATTTTGGCATATTGGCCCCATGCGGATCGCTGCGGTCAACTGTTACTGATCTGCTCATCTACGCCAAAGCAAACATGACGGCAGCAAATACCAGGTTATCCAAAGCGTTTGAATTAACACATAAGGTTACGTTTGATAAGGATATTAAACTCGGCCTTGGCTGGCATATTATCAATATAGGTGGGGCAGAATATTATTTTCACAATGGCGGCACTTATGGTTGCAGCAGCTTTTTGGTTTTCAATCCGGAAGGGAAGCTGGCTGTGGTGGTGCTTTCAAATTCAGGGGCAAGTATTGACGCCGTTGGAGGAGAGATCGTTAAAAGTCTGCAATAA
- the pyrR gene encoding bifunctional pyr operon transcriptional regulator/uracil phosphoribosyltransferase PyrR, whose amino-acid sequence MQNLTLLDGPKFQITIQRLCRQLIENHDDFSNTVLIGTQPRGIYLARRVAEELRKILPGKTILQGDMDVTFYRDDFRRGEKQLVPNQTRIDFIIEGKKVILVDDVLWTGRTIRAAMDGMLYFGRPEKVELLVLVDRRYSRHLPIEADYVGIEVDSIASQKVVVSWNETDGEDKIVLVSESK is encoded by the coding sequence ATGCAAAACCTCACGCTGCTCGACGGTCCGAAGTTCCAGATAACCATACAGCGTTTATGTCGCCAGCTTATTGAAAATCATGACGATTTTTCAAACACCGTATTAATAGGCACACAACCGCGTGGTATTTACCTTGCCCGGCGCGTTGCCGAAGAATTACGCAAAATATTACCCGGCAAAACCATTTTGCAAGGCGATATGGATGTCACTTTTTACCGCGACGACTTCCGCCGTGGCGAAAAACAGCTGGTGCCTAATCAAACAAGAATTGATTTCATAATTGAAGGTAAAAAAGTGATACTGGTTGACGATGTGTTGTGGACAGGCCGCACCATTCGTGCAGCCATGGACGGCATGCTTTATTTCGGCCGGCCGGAAAAAGTGGAATTGCTGGTGCTGGTAGACAGGCGGTATTCGAGGCACCTGCCTATTGAAGCAGACTATGTCGGCATCGAGGTGGACTCTATCGCATCACAAAAAGTAGTAGTAAGCTGGAATGAAACCGACGGGGAGGATAAAATTGTCTTAGTATCAGAAAGTAAGTGA